The DNA segment CAAGCCCGAGGACATCTCGGAGGACCAGGGGAAGACCGACCCCGAGCCCGCGGCCGTCCCGGCCCAGGCCGTCAAGACCCCGTACACCTCGACCGCTCCCGGCGTGGGCCTGCTGCTGTTCAGCACCCCCGAGGGCGGGTCTCGCTGCTCGGCCACCGTCGTCAAGGACCCGGCGCACCCCGGTAAGTCCAACCTGGTGTGGACCGCGGCGCACTGTGTGCACGCCGGCAAGAACGGCGGCTGGTACCGCAACATGATGTTCGTGCCGAACTTCAACAAGACCGGTGGCACCGAGGGCCAGTTGAAGGGCAAGCCGTACGAGGAGCGGGTCCCCTCCGGCAAGTGGTGGGCGGACGACATGGCGACGTCCCAGCAGTGGATCAAGGCCGGCGGCGCGGTTCCCGGCGTGCCGATGGCCCCGTACGACTTCGCGCTGATGCACGTGAAGCCCGAGGAGAGCACCGGCGGCAAGTCGCTGGAGGAGGTCGCCGGCGGCGCGTACGACGTCGACTTCAACGCCCCCGCGATGGCCAAGATCCCGAGCCTGACCGCGCAGGGCTACCCGGCCGAGGCGCCGTTCGACGGTGCGGCGCAGCAGCAGTGCACCGACAAGCCGACCCGCCTGTCGATGGACGCCAAGAAGCCGACCATGTACCGGATCGGCTGCACCATGACCGGTGGCTCCTCCGGCGGCCCCTGGTTCATGAAGGGCGCGGACGGCAAGCCGGTGCTGATCTCCAACATGTCGATGGGGCCGCGTCCGGCCCGCTGGTCCGCCGGTCCCCACCTGGGTCCCGAGGCCAAGAGCATGTTCGACACCATGAGCAAGAAGTGGGCGAACAAGCAGTAGACGGGTGAGGCGGGCGGCGCCGGGACGGTGCCCCCGCGCCCCTCGCAGGAGCATGACGAAGGCCCGCCCCCGGTCTCCCGGGGGCGGGCCTTCGCGCCGTTCGGTGCCGCGCGGCCGCTACGCCGCGGGGACGAAGCGCTGGAGTTCGGCGGCCAGCTCCTCATGGACCCGCGCCTTGAGCACGGTGCCGTCCGCGGTGTGCTCCTCGGAGATGACCTCGCCCTCGGCGTGTGCCCGCGAGACGAGGGCGCCGTGGGTGTACGGCACCAGCACCTCGATCTCGACCCGCGGCCGGGGAAGCTCCTCGTCCAGCAGGGCCAGCAGT comes from the Streptomyces angustmyceticus genome and includes:
- a CDS encoding trypsin-like serine peptidase: MRSIRRPVLAAAALTAVVALTATGCGPESDNADAKPSQSAGQDATGGGGFQIPQDIQDKLKEHGFDLDKWKNGEWKNWNRDKWLREAGEFINPIIKDFWDKDKIDKVKPPQDPSKPEDISEDQGKTDPEPAAVPAQAVKTPYTSTAPGVGLLLFSTPEGGSRCSATVVKDPAHPGKSNLVWTAAHCVHAGKNGGWYRNMMFVPNFNKTGGTEGQLKGKPYEERVPSGKWWADDMATSQQWIKAGGAVPGVPMAPYDFALMHVKPEESTGGKSLEEVAGGAYDVDFNAPAMAKIPSLTAQGYPAEAPFDGAAQQQCTDKPTRLSMDAKKPTMYRIGCTMTGGSSGGPWFMKGADGKPVLISNMSMGPRPARWSAGPHLGPEAKSMFDTMSKKWANKQ